A genomic window from Gossypium hirsutum isolate 1008001.06 chromosome D10, Gossypium_hirsutum_v2.1, whole genome shotgun sequence includes:
- the LOC121222581 gene encoding zinc transporter 7, producing MKSVLKSLANSIFLVLFIIFSSSTPLVLAQCEAETKTNGCHNYRESMKLKIIAIVAILLSSMIGLCVPLFSGQVPLLKPDRDLFTIVKAFSSGVILATGYMHVLPNSFNDLMSGCLPKNPWRKFPFTTFIAILSAVWTLMVDSFAMSVYKKRCGKALMADANNGGGLENTNVVPIDNFEHGHSHSLEMNDDVSSQLLRHRVIAQEYIHVLELGIVVHSVVIGLAMGASGNQCTIRSLIAALCFHQMFEGMGLGGCILQAEYDIKMKAIMVFFFSATTPLGIVLGIGLSKVYSETSPTSLTVVGLLNACSAGLLNYMALVDLLAADFLGPKLQTNMKLQAWSYVAVLLGAGFMSLMAKWA from the exons ATGAAATCAGTTCTAAAATCCCTTGCAAACTCAATCTTCCTTGTTCTTTTCATCATCTTTTCATCTTCTACTCCACTTGTATTGGCTCAATGTGAAGCAGAGACCAAGACTAATGGATGCCATAACTACAGAGAATCCATGAAGCTAAAAATCATTGCCATTGTCGCAATTTTACTATCCAGCATGATTGGCTTGTGTGTACCATTGTTTTCTGGTCAGGTTCCGTTACTTAAACCCGACAGGGACTTGTTCACCATTGTCAAGGCATTTTCCTCCGGTGTTATTCTAGCGACTGGGTACATGCACGTGCTACCGAATTCTTTCAACGACCTTATGTCCGGGTGTTTGCCTAAAAACCCATGGAGGAAGTTCCCTTTCACAACCTTCATCGCAATACTGTCGGCTGTGTGGACCCTTATGGTGGATTCATTTGCAATGAGTGTATACAAGAAACGTTGCGGTAAAGCTTTAATGGCGGATGCTAACAATGGTGGTGGATTGGAAAATACGAACGTTGTACCAATCGATAATTTTGAACACGGCCATAGCCATTCACTTGAGATGAATGACGACGTATCATCACAATTGTTAAGGCATCGAGTTATAGCTCAGGAATATATACAT GTATTAGAGTTGGGAATTGTAGTTCATTCAGTGGTGATTGGTCTTGCAATGGGAGCCTCTGGCAACCAATGCACCATTCGATCACTCATTGCTGCCCTTTGCTTCCATCAAATGTTTGAGGGGATGGGACTTGGTGGATGCATACTGCAG GCTGAATATGATATAAAAATGAAAGCAATCATGGTATTCTTCTTTTCAGCCACAACACCACTTGGAATAGTTCTGGGAATTGGTTTGTCCAAGGTTTACAGTGAGACGAGTCCAACTTCACTTACGGTGGTGGGACTACTTAATGCTTGCTCAGCAGGGTTGCTGAATTACATGGCACTGGTTGATCTCCTTGCAGCTGATTTTCTGGGCCCTAAGCTTCAAACAAATATGAAGCTCCAGGCTTGGTCATATGTTGCAGTTTTACTTGGTGCTGGATTTATGTCTTTGATGGCAAAATGGGCTTAG
- the LOC121222582 gene encoding disease resistance protein RPM1 isoform X1, translating into MAEIAVGIVIDRLISFLGAEVKLFGRLKKEVEDIRIELDYIACFLRQADPMVDKEDSNGGFKLWVQHVREVAFQIEDVMDEYKLYHVPVAQHQQQQGLMASLSRIAHMVQTVKRHLQAASKIRDIKTSVNEIKERSERYRFNTLQHVPGENCNEPIDPRMGLHFVNSEALVGIDSSRQELARRLADAELKRTIVSVVGMGGVGKTTLVKKAFDDEIMAGHFDCHAWITVSQSYRVEVLLRTMMKQMYESRKQSPPVRVDAMDGVELISICRDYLYDKSYIVVFDDVWKEDFWRHIEHALLDNNKGSRILMTTRSMNTAEFCKKSSLVHVHNLEPLPLEQAQELLRRTAFQYDEDKQCPEELNGLTFELVKRCEGLPLAVVAIAGLLATKGKDVGQWKRLLDSLSAELDSSPHLSYVKQILSFSYYDLPYHLKGCFLFMGMFPEDYPISCKRLIRLWIAEGFVKGKHNMTLEEVAMTYLSELINRSLVQVSVIDSIGNVRNCQLHDLMREVVVSKSKELSFIQTCPENLSNHYRVARHLSICNKSNNFPMVVGNYQTHSAIFFDIEELPKSFCFLQFTKSKLLKELDFEGAPLTYIPEELGNLFNLKYLSIRDTKVKKLPRSIGKLHKLQTLDLKRSFVSELPVEINMLFNLQYLVAYYKDKQSIYSINTRRGMKLYSNFGSLESLEKLYEVDLEAYSGGNFFRELARLKRLRKLCITKLKSESVNALCDAIQQMIHLQSLRISSIKEEELLHLHKMSSPPVFLRCLRLRGRLMKLPGWIYELRNLTKLTLEWSRISDDSLQILGVLPNLLFFWIFEGYSGAQLHFHKNHFKKLKDLRLCWLNDLKRLIIDEGSLTLVEHLELGPSPQLEELPATISHLKCLKTLSFNNMPMESVRKLLPDGGSDHWKVRHIPNIYFLYFTVKGTQHETYKLGDSRLLELLS; encoded by the coding sequence ATGGCGGAGATAGCTGTGGGTATAGTTATTGATAGATTAATTTCATTCCTTGGTGCGGAGGTGAAACTATTTGGACGGCTTAAGAAAGAAGTTGAAGACATCCGGATCGAGCTCGACTACATTGCTTGTTTCCTTAGACAAGCAGATCCAATGGTAGACAAAGAGGATTCCAATGGTGGCTTCAAACTATGGGTGCAACATGTAAGGGAGGTGGCTTTCCAGATAGAAGATGTTATGGATGAATACAAGCTTTATCATGTTCCAGTTGCACAACATCAGCAGCAGCAAGGTTTAATGGCTTCCCTGAGCAGAATAGCTCATATGGTCCAGACCGTGAAAAGGCATCTCCAGGCAGCATCAAAGATCAGAGATATCAAAACATCTGTTAATGAAATCAAGGAAAGAAGTGAAAGATACAGGTTCAACACCCTGCAACATGTTCCAGGTGAGAACTGTAACGAGCCGATTGACCCTCGAATGGGACTTCATTTTGTCAACAGTGAAGCACTCGTGGGCATTGATTCTTCTCGACAAGAGTTGGCCCGTAGATTGGCAGATGCAGAGCTGAAACGCACAATTGTTTCAGTGGTGGGGATGGGAGGGGTTGGGAAGACGACCCTTGTTAAGAAAGCTTTTGATGATGAAATCATGGCAGGACACTTCGACTGCCATGCTTGGATCACCGTCTCTCAATCATACAGGGTGGAGGTGTTGCTAAGGACCATGATGAAGCAGATGTATGAGTCTCGAAAGCAGTCCCCACCTGTTAGGGTCGACGCAATGGATGGTGTAGAATTGATAAGCATATGCAGAGACTATCTATATGATAAAAGTTACATCGTGGTGTTTGATGATGTATGGAAGGAAGATTTTTGGCGACATATAGAACATGCTTTATTGGATAACAACAAAGGAAGCAGAATTTTAATGACAACAAGAAGTATGAATACTGCTGAGTTTTGCAAGAAATCTTCACTAGTTCATGTCCATAATTTGGAACCTCTTCCACTAGAACAGGCACAGGAGCTCTTACGCAGAACTGCTTTTCAGTATGATGAAGATAAACAATGCCCTGAAGAGTTGAATGGTTTAACTTTTGAATTAGTCAAAAGATGTGAAGGACTTCCCCTTGCAGTTGTGGCCATTGCTGGACTTTTGGCAACCAAAGGCAAGGATGTTGGTCAATGGAAACGCTTACTTGATAGCCTTAGTGCTGAGCTAGACAGTAGTCCACATCTTTCATATGTAAAACAGATACTTTCTTTTAGTTATTATGATCTGCCTTACCATCTCAAGGGTTGTTTCTTGTTCATGGGCATGTTTCCTGAAGATTATCCCATAAGTTGCAAGAGACTGATTCGGCTGTGGATCGCAGAGGGGTTCGTAAAAGGGAAACACAATATGACCTTAGAAGAAGTTGCGATGACGTACCTATCCGAATTGATTAACAGAAGCTTGGTTCAAGTATCAGTGATTGATTCTATTGGCAATGTCAGAAACTGCCAGCTCCATGATTTGATGCGCGAAGTTGTTGTTTCCAAGTCCAAAGAACTGAGTTTCATTCAAACATGTCCAGAAAATTTGTCCAACCATTATCGTGTAGCTCGACATCTTTCCATCTGCAACAAATCAAACAATTTCCCAATGGTTGTTGGTAATTATCAAACTCATTCAGCAATTTTCTTTGACatagaagagttacctaaatcATTCTGCTTCTTACAGTTCACAAAGTCCAAATTGTTGAAAGAACTGGACTTTGAAGGAGCCCCATTGACTTATATTCCAGAGGAACTGGGAAATCTGTTCAATTTGAAATACTTGAGCATAAGGGACACAAAGGTGAAAAAGCTCCCAAGATCTATAGGTAAATTGCATAAGCTTCAAACTTTGGATCTAAAACGTTCTTTTGTAAGCGAGTTACCAGTTGAAATCAACATGCTCTTCAATCTTCAATATCTTGTAGCTTACTACAAAGATAAACAAAGCATCTACAGTATCAATACTCGAAGAGGGATGAAGTTATATTCCAACTTTGGGAGCTTAGAGTCCTTAGAAAAGCTGTATGAGGTGGACTTGGAGGCCTACAGTGGTGGTAACTTCTTTCGCGAGTTAGCAAGATTGAAGCGGTTGAGAAAACTATGCATCACTAAACTAAAATCAGAAAGTGTGAATGCTTTATGTGATGCAATACAGCAGATGATCCACCTTCAGTCATTGAGAATTTCTTCTATAAAAGAGGAAGAGCTTCTTCACCTACATAAAATGTCATCCCCTCCGGTTTTTCTCCGTTGCCTCAGGCTACGAGGAAGATTAATGAAGTTACCTGGTTGGATTTATGAACTGAGGAACCTCACAAAACTTACCTTAGAATGGTCAAGAATATCagatgattcacttcaaatcctTGGTGTTCTACCAAATTTACTCTTCTTTTGGATTTTTGAGGGATACAGTGGAGCTCAACTGCATTTTCACAAGAATCACTTTAAGAAACTCAAGGACTTGAGGCTTTGCtggttaaatgatttaaagaGACTGATAATAGATGAAGGATCATTAACACTTGTAGAACATCTAGAACTTGGACCTAGCCCCCAATTGGAGGAGTTGCCTgctaccatttctcatctaaaATGTCTGAAGACTCTTTCATTTAACAATATGCCCATGGAGTCGGTTCGAAAATTGTTGCCTGATGGAGGCTCTGATCATTGGAAAGTCAGGCATATTCCAAATATCTATTTCCTTTACTTCACGGTTAAAGGAACACAGCATGAAACCTACAAGCTTGGTGATTCACGCTTGTTAGAACTCCTTAGTTGA
- the LOC121222582 gene encoding disease resistance protein RPM1 isoform X2, which produces MAEIAVGIVIDRLISFLGAEVKLFGRLKKEVEDIRIELDYIACFLRQADPMVDKEDSNGGFKLWVQHVREVAFQIEDVMDEYKLYHVPVAQHQQQQGLMASLSRIAHMVQTVKRHLQAASKIRDIKTSVNEIKERSERYRFNTLQHVPGENCNEPIDPRMGLHFVNSEALVGIDSSRQELARRLADAELKRTIVSVVGMGGVGKTTLVKKAFDDEIMAGHFDCHAWITVSQSYRVEVLLRTMMKQMYESRKQSPPVRVDAMDGVELISICRDYLYDKSYIVVFDDVWKEDFWRHIEHALLDNNKGSRILMTTRSMNTAEFCKKSSLVHVHNLEPLPLEQAQELLRRTAFQYDEDKQCPEELNGLTFELVKRCEGLPLAVVAIAGLLATKGKDVGQWKRLLDSLSAELDSSPHLSYVKQILSFSYYDLPYHLKGCFLFMGMFPEDYPISCKRLIRLWIAEGFVKGKHNMTLEEVAMTYLSELINRSLVQVSVIDSIGNVRNCQLHDLMREVVVSKSKELSFIQTCPENLSNHYRVARHLSICNKSNNFPMVVGNYQTHSAIFFDIEELPKSFCFLQFTKSKLLKELDFEGAPLTYIPEELGNLFNLKYLSIRDTKVKKLPRSIAYYKDKQSIYSINTRRGMKLYSNFGSLESLEKLYEVDLEAYSGGNFFRELARLKRLRKLCITKLKSESVNALCDAIQQMIHLQSLRISSIKEEELLHLHKMSSPPVFLRCLRLRGRLMKLPGWIYELRNLTKLTLEWSRISDDSLQILGVLPNLLFFWIFEGYSGAQLHFHKNHFKKLKDLRLCWLNDLKRLIIDEGSLTLVEHLELGPSPQLEELPATISHLKCLKTLSFNNMPMESVRKLLPDGGSDHWKVRHIPNIYFLYFTVKGTQHETYKLGDSRLLELLS; this is translated from the exons ATGGCGGAGATAGCTGTGGGTATAGTTATTGATAGATTAATTTCATTCCTTGGTGCGGAGGTGAAACTATTTGGACGGCTTAAGAAAGAAGTTGAAGACATCCGGATCGAGCTCGACTACATTGCTTGTTTCCTTAGACAAGCAGATCCAATGGTAGACAAAGAGGATTCCAATGGTGGCTTCAAACTATGGGTGCAACATGTAAGGGAGGTGGCTTTCCAGATAGAAGATGTTATGGATGAATACAAGCTTTATCATGTTCCAGTTGCACAACATCAGCAGCAGCAAGGTTTAATGGCTTCCCTGAGCAGAATAGCTCATATGGTCCAGACCGTGAAAAGGCATCTCCAGGCAGCATCAAAGATCAGAGATATCAAAACATCTGTTAATGAAATCAAGGAAAGAAGTGAAAGATACAGGTTCAACACCCTGCAACATGTTCCAGGTGAGAACTGTAACGAGCCGATTGACCCTCGAATGGGACTTCATTTTGTCAACAGTGAAGCACTCGTGGGCATTGATTCTTCTCGACAAGAGTTGGCCCGTAGATTGGCAGATGCAGAGCTGAAACGCACAATTGTTTCAGTGGTGGGGATGGGAGGGGTTGGGAAGACGACCCTTGTTAAGAAAGCTTTTGATGATGAAATCATGGCAGGACACTTCGACTGCCATGCTTGGATCACCGTCTCTCAATCATACAGGGTGGAGGTGTTGCTAAGGACCATGATGAAGCAGATGTATGAGTCTCGAAAGCAGTCCCCACCTGTTAGGGTCGACGCAATGGATGGTGTAGAATTGATAAGCATATGCAGAGACTATCTATATGATAAAAGTTACATCGTGGTGTTTGATGATGTATGGAAGGAAGATTTTTGGCGACATATAGAACATGCTTTATTGGATAACAACAAAGGAAGCAGAATTTTAATGACAACAAGAAGTATGAATACTGCTGAGTTTTGCAAGAAATCTTCACTAGTTCATGTCCATAATTTGGAACCTCTTCCACTAGAACAGGCACAGGAGCTCTTACGCAGAACTGCTTTTCAGTATGATGAAGATAAACAATGCCCTGAAGAGTTGAATGGTTTAACTTTTGAATTAGTCAAAAGATGTGAAGGACTTCCCCTTGCAGTTGTGGCCATTGCTGGACTTTTGGCAACCAAAGGCAAGGATGTTGGTCAATGGAAACGCTTACTTGATAGCCTTAGTGCTGAGCTAGACAGTAGTCCACATCTTTCATATGTAAAACAGATACTTTCTTTTAGTTATTATGATCTGCCTTACCATCTCAAGGGTTGTTTCTTGTTCATGGGCATGTTTCCTGAAGATTATCCCATAAGTTGCAAGAGACTGATTCGGCTGTGGATCGCAGAGGGGTTCGTAAAAGGGAAACACAATATGACCTTAGAAGAAGTTGCGATGACGTACCTATCCGAATTGATTAACAGAAGCTTGGTTCAAGTATCAGTGATTGATTCTATTGGCAATGTCAGAAACTGCCAGCTCCATGATTTGATGCGCGAAGTTGTTGTTTCCAAGTCCAAAGAACTGAGTTTCATTCAAACATGTCCAGAAAATTTGTCCAACCATTATCGTGTAGCTCGACATCTTTCCATCTGCAACAAATCAAACAATTTCCCAATGGTTGTTGGTAATTATCAAACTCATTCAGCAATTTTCTTTGACatagaagagttacctaaatcATTCTGCTTCTTACAGTTCACAAAGTCCAAATTGTTGAAAGAACTGGACTTTGAAGGAGCCCCATTGACTTATATTCCAGAGGAACTGGGAAATCTGTTCAATTTGAAATACTTGAGCATAAGGGACACAAAGGTGAAAAAGCTCCCAAGATCTATAG CTTACTACAAAGATAAACAAAGCATCTACAGTATCAATACTCGAAGAGGGATGAAGTTATATTCCAACTTTGGGAGCTTAGAGTCCTTAGAAAAGCTGTATGAGGTGGACTTGGAGGCCTACAGTGGTGGTAACTTCTTTCGCGAGTTAGCAAGATTGAAGCGGTTGAGAAAACTATGCATCACTAAACTAAAATCAGAAAGTGTGAATGCTTTATGTGATGCAATACAGCAGATGATCCACCTTCAGTCATTGAGAATTTCTTCTATAAAAGAGGAAGAGCTTCTTCACCTACATAAAATGTCATCCCCTCCGGTTTTTCTCCGTTGCCTCAGGCTACGAGGAAGATTAATGAAGTTACCTGGTTGGATTTATGAACTGAGGAACCTCACAAAACTTACCTTAGAATGGTCAAGAATATCagatgattcacttcaaatcctTGGTGTTCTACCAAATTTACTCTTCTTTTGGATTTTTGAGGGATACAGTGGAGCTCAACTGCATTTTCACAAGAATCACTTTAAGAAACTCAAGGACTTGAGGCTTTGCtggttaaatgatttaaagaGACTGATAATAGATGAAGGATCATTAACACTTGTAGAACATCTAGAACTTGGACCTAGCCCCCAATTGGAGGAGTTGCCTgctaccatttctcatctaaaATGTCTGAAGACTCTTTCATTTAACAATATGCCCATGGAGTCGGTTCGAAAATTGTTGCCTGATGGAGGCTCTGATCATTGGAAAGTCAGGCATATTCCAAATATCTATTTCCTTTACTTCACGGTTAAAGGAACACAGCATGAAACCTACAAGCTTGGTGATTCACGCTTGTTAGAACTCCTTAGTTGA
- the LOC107920004 gene encoding acetylglutamate kinase, chloroplastic-like, protein MKSAELKASVVRDLVLLSCVGLRPVLVHGGGPEINVLLNQLNIPAQFRDGLRVTDARTMEVVSMVLVGKVNKDLVSRINYAGATAVGLSGMDGRLLVARPSPNAAQLGFVGEVARVDPTVLQTIVDNGSIPVIASVAADEYGQPYNINADTVAGEVAAALGGEKLILLTDVAGILRNREDPGSLVKEIDIKGVKKMVEEGKVGGGMIPKVNCCIRSLAQGVTTASIIDGRVEHSLLHEIMTDEGAGTMITS, encoded by the coding sequence ATGAAATCTGCGGAGCTCAAGGCCTCTGTTGTCAGGGACCTCGTCCTCCTCTCCTGCGTTGGCCTCCGTCCCGTCCTCGTCCATGGCGGTGGTCCTGAAATCAACGTCCTTCTCAATCAGCTCAATATCCCCGCTCAGTTCCGCGATGGGCTCCGTGTAACCGACGCCAGGACCATGGAAGTTGTTTCTATGGTCCTTGTTGGAAAAGTTAACAAAGACCTGGTTTCTCGTATCAATTACGCTGGAGCCACCGCCGTGGGCCTTTCTGGCATGGACGGCCGCCTTTTAGTTGCCAGGCCCAGCCCAAACGCTGCACAGTTGGGGTTTGTCGGAGAGGTTGCGAGAGTGGACCCCACAGTCCTCCAAACGATCGTGGACAACGGAAGCATCCCGGTGATTGCTTCAGTGGCGGCGGATGAGTATGGTCAGCCTTACAACATCAATGCAGACACGGTAGCTGGTGAGGTGGCGGCGGCATTGGGGGGTGAGAAACTGATTCTGTTGACCGACGTCGCAGGGATTCTGAGAAACCGAGAGGACCCTGGAAGCTTGGTGAAAGAGATTGATATAAAGGGAGTGAAGAAAATGGTTGAGGAAGGGAAGGTAGGCGGTGGGATGATTCCCAAAGTGAATTGTTGTATTCGATCGCTTGCTCAAGGGGTTACCACTGCTAGCATTATTGACGGTCGTGTTGAGCACTCGTTGCTTCATGAGATTATGACCGATGAGGGCGCTGGCACAATGATCACCAGTTAA